Part of the Halobacteriovorax vibrionivorans genome, AACTGGCTGGCACAAACATATTTTTATACTTCAAGCTCTGAGGATATCCTTCTTTTTTGTGCAGAAAAGAGTAAAAAATCAGATATGGCAAAAAGATGGCTAGAACATGCTGATGAAGAAGCTGGCCATGAGAATTTAGCATTGGGTGATTTAAAACGACTTGGGTTCAAAATAGAAAACTTCATTGAATTTGAAGAAACAAAGCTTTTTTATCAATCACAGTTTTTTCTTGCACAAAAGTATTCTGGAGAAAGTGTCCTTGGATGGGTTCTTATTCTTGAAGCTTTTGCTGCTTCTGTTCCTAAAGAATACATTGATAAGCTCATCTCCATACATGGAAAACCTGCTACGCGATTTATGTTTATTCATTCGAACGAAGATGTTGAACATGTAGAAAAAGCATATCAAGCGGTAGAGAAATTAGATAATTTAGATTTAATTATTGAGAATATAAAAATGACAAAAACGAGGTATTTATCAATGTTAAAAAAATGCAATGAAGCTAAAAATATTGGATTTGAAAAAGCAGCATAAAAATACAAGAAACACCTAGGTCATTCTTTCGAGAAAAACACTTAAGAATGGCCTATATAGAGCTAATTCTTTAAAAAAAGAATATTTGAATAATCATTATCCTCATGAGCAATATTTTTAGATAACTCAACAGATGTACCATTATCTAAACTTGAAGAAATATTTACTTTAAAACCAAGTGCAGCAGCAGTATCCATAATAATACTCATACCATGTCCTGTTCCAGCTTCCCCTTCAGTCCCCTTTGTTGAATCAATAGCACCGCTATTCATCTTTATAAGATCAATTTTTTCTTGTGGGATTCCAACACCAAAATCGATGATTCTTAGATATAATTGGTCTTCAAGAACTTCCGCTGAAAATACTATACTCCCATATTTTTTGGAAAACTTAATTGCATTATACATAATATTTGAGATTAGATTATTTTGAAGAGCTATTTTATTCGTATAAATTTTTAAATTATCATCAATTTTAAAGTCATGAATAATTCGTATACCTTTTTGATGAGCAAGATCTTCATACTCAGTAACAGAGTCTAACAAGAGAGAGTATAAATTAATCTCAGAAAATTCGTAGATTTGATCATGTTTAAAACTTCGACCTTTTGAATTATTAATTATACCTAGAACAGATTTTGAAAAACGATCGATTCGATCTATGGCCTGTTCATAATCCCCTCTTTTTATCTTTTTCTTTGCAAACTCAAGACTTAATAACTTATTGGCTATATCATGATTTAACGTTCTATTACTTAAATTTAGATCCGCATTTAAAGATTCTAATTTTTTTCGATAATTTTCCAATTCAAGATTTTGTTCTTCCAACTGATTAGAGTATTCAATATTTTGCAAGATTAACTCTTTATACTTCCTCTTAGTAAAGAAGAGATTATAAAAGAAATTTGGTAAGCTAAACTTAGCAAATACTGGATTAGAAACAGTATAGATGACTTTATTATCAAGAGTTCTAAACTTTACTCTAGAAGGACTTTTTGCTCCTAAGAAGTTCATTGGAACCGTTCGAAATAGATCAACATACATATTGATAAACTCATGAAAGATCTGATCAGAATGATCAAAAGTAAATATTAAATGAAAGGTGTCTGAACTGATTTTTCTTGAGGACACTTTAACATTTGAATAAAAGATTTTAAATGAAAGCTTCAAGAAGAAATTAAATAATAAGCTATAGCTAACAAAATAAGTTATAGTATCAAAAATAGGCTTGATAACTTTATTTGCGACACCTGTTTCGTTAATAATCTCGGTATAATTTTCGTAACGATTTGCAAAAGCAATTGTAATTAGCTTGAAATCCTCCCAAGAGATTCGTCCTTTTTCATCTGTGAGGCTTTTATCCTGCATAGAAATTTCACACAGAAATTCGTCAACCGAATCCCCCATGGACTTGATCCCATCAAAGTATGCATTTAACGCTTTATTACTGACTTCCAATTAAAAAACTCTCCAAAAATACTTAGAGATATTTTCCATTGAAAAAACGGATCGTGCAACTTACATTTAACAAATTAAATATCTTGATAACAGCGGCGTAATAAATCACCATACTCTCTCTCTAAGAAGTCTAATAGATCTTTTGATGATTTAGGAGCACCATATTCAGCAATGAAATGCTCATAAATCCCTGCTCGATATGAGTCTGGAAAAGTCGTGCCTTTAAGATCGATTCCCTTTCCTTTGATAAAAACGGAACGAGGAGTAAGCTTTAATGAATATTGAGAAACATTTTTTGTATCAACAAAACGAATGTCTCCACTTGGAAATAGCCTATCTTTAATTCTCTTTAGGCCCTTTTTACCAAAGCATCTTTCTTGTTGATAATTGATACCATGATTCATAAGAATATCCTGAATATCCATATTTAAACCAGTGATGATATCAGATGCCGTATAACCAAAGAACTCGTGGGCTGCAACGTGGGCGTTTACCCCTCTAATATTTTTACGAAACCAATTCTCAACATTCTTAAGAGCAATTGCTGAACGACTATTTGAGTTTTTAATTAAAACATCAAAATCCGCATGCATCATTTCATGAAAGACAGTTGATGCTAAGATTGTAAATTGATACTTTTGTCCCATTGGAAAGTCTGAAAGCCCCACAATTCGACTACCGCGCCAATTCTTCTCTCTTAGAACAATTGTATTGGTCTTATCATTATAAGTAGCTTCGGCCCCTGATTTATTCATCATCCACTTTTCAAAGAAGTTAGGTTTACGAATACGCACCTTTTGAGCAACATCATCTAGCCGACCAAGTTTTAATCCATGGCTCTTTTCTAGAGAATTTGAAAATTGGGAAATCGTAGCTGGACTTGCGGCCAACACATAAGTTGTAATAAGTAGAGTAAGTAGTGCTTTCATATCCATAATTACACCTTGAAAAACTTAAAATTACTATTACTGTAAGAAGATATCAGGGCTTAATAGCGAGCACTTATAAAATCACCCTGCTCCAAGTCATCAATTGGTCGATTTGAAAGACTTTTTGTATAAGGAATCTTAACCACAACTTTAGTTCCGCGCTCCAATCTATAAAATTGAACTTCACCACCAATTCGATTAACGATGTAGCATATTATACTCAGCCCCATCCCACTGCCCGTCTCCTTATTTGTCCCTGCACTAGAGCGAACTTTTGAAAAACTTTGAACTGACTTTACGATATCCTCAGGTATCCCCTGTCCGGAGTCGATAATACTGAAGTAGATGAAATGATGGTCTATCACCATAGAAAAATAAACCTTAAGACCAGAGTCAGTAAACTTAAGAGCATTAGATAATAAATTGCCCAGAACAGAATTAACAAGACTCTCCTTGCTTATGGGTAGGGATATTTCTTCTTTCTTTATTGGTGCAGTGGTAATGAATTGCACATTCTTCTCATGAAAACCTTCTTCGTAACGTGAGATAGCGCACTTAAATACATCGACAGGATTGAGTTCATAATAATTATCTTGTCCATCAAACTGCTTTCTCATTTCTTCTTTAAACTTAATAAGCTCTCTAAGTCGATCGTAGGCCCGTTTAACATAGCTTAAACTCTCATCTCGCAATGCTCTAGCAAGGCTTAAGGAGAGGAAGTTTAAATCATTTGAAGTATCGTGAATTACTGACTTATAAATAGCATTAATAAGCTTTAGTTCTTCTTGAAGTTTGTGATCACCTTCTACTTTCTTAGATAATGTTTTAACTAACACTCCCATCATAATGGAGATAAAAGTTAATACTCCAGCACTCCAACCCCAAACAGCAGAGCCAGGAACTTCATAGCTTAAACAAAATGAAAGAGTGACAATGGCAGCAACACTAAAAATTCCAAAATAGAAAATATTTTCTAAATTCGTAAGTCTCTTTCCATAGAAATAAAGAGCATATATACCGGGAGAGAAACTCCCTAAGGCAATAGGAAGAGTATAGTACATTATTTTGGTATTAAAGAGATAAAGGATGCCTCCGGCAACAAGGCCTAAGACAAAGAAGATAGAGATTCTCTTACGATAATACTTTAAACGATTATCTAAAAAGAAATTACTAAGATAATAAAGAGGAACAACCTTTAGACTAAAGAGGATAATATCCATCTCTCTACTTTCAGCAAAAACAAACCTAATTGCATAAAGGAAGAAGTTAATATTTAAGGCCAATTTCAGCTGTGAATAATTAGTTTCTCGATCCAGAGATGCAATGACGTAAGCACTCACAACACATAGTAGTAAGAAGGATAATAAAACTATGTATAACGAGCTCATGCTATCCATTTCTAAAAAATAGCATATTAAAAAAAATGAACAATTTAAGAAAGGATAACTTAACTTAAGATTTTACCGTCCATCCTGGGCATGCGTCCGCTCTCGGCTCCTGCCTTCGCGGACATACCGTCCATCCTGGGCATGCGTCCGCTCTCGGCTCCTGCCTTCGCGGACATACCGTCCATCCTGGGCATGCGTCCGCTCTCGGCTCCTGCCTTCGCGGACATACCGTCCATCCTGGACATAAAAACCTAAGACCGGGATAAACCTCAGAAATTTGCTTTTAAAAAGGAAGGCCCCCGGGGGAAGCCGGGAGTGTACTCATGTACACGACCAATTCCACCGGGGGCCTGACGCATTTAAAACGAATTTATGAGGTTTATCCCCCGAAATCATCAAGCATGATGTCGTCGCGCTCAACCCCAAGGTCAAGAAGCATATCGATAACACACTTGTTCATAATTGGAGGACCACATAAGTAGTACTCACAATCTTCAGGAGCTGGGTGCTTGCTCAGGTATTCATCATGTAATACTTGGTGAATAAAGCCTGTGTATCCATCCCAATTATCTTCTGGTAGAGCATCTGATAGAGCAACGTGCCACTTGAAGTTATCATTTTCAGCTTGTAGGCCGTCAAAGTCTTCAACATAGAACATTTCTCTCTTAGAACGTGCACCGTACCAGAAAGTCATCTTACGATCAGTTTTGATTCTCTTAAGTTGGTCAAAGATATGTGAACGCATTGGCGCCATACCAGCTCCACCACCAACGAAAACCATTTCTTTATCTGTATCACGAGCAAAGAACTCACCAAATGGACCAGAGATAGTAACTTTATCACCTGGCTTACAGCTAAAGATATATGAAGACATCTTCCCTGGAGGAGTTCCTTTAGGAGCTCTTGGAGGAGGAGAAGCAATACGCACGTTAAGCATAATGATTCCCTTCTCTTCAGGGTAATTTGCCATCGAGTAGGCTCTAATTGTCTCTTCGTTTACTGTTGAGTTATATTGCCATAGGTTGAATTGATCCCAATCCCCACGGTACTCTTCTTCAATATCGAAGTCTTTATAATCAATAGAAAGTCCCGGAGGTCTTTCAATTTGAATATAACCACCAGCTCTAAATGGAACTGATTCACCTTCAGGTAGTTCAAGAACGAATTCTTTAATGAAAGTAGCAACGTTGTGGTTTGATCTAACCGTACATTCCCACTTCTTAACACCAAAGACAGACTCTTCAACTTCAACTTCCATATCAGTTTTAATACTAACCTGACATGCAAGTCTTAGACCTTCACGAGCTTCTTTCTTTGAGATATGTGACATTTCAGTTTCTAGGATTTCACCGCCACCTGAGTGAACGTGAACTGTACACTGGCCACAAGTTCCCCCACCACCACAGGCAGAAGAAACAAATAATTTTTGATCAGCAAGAGCATTAAGTAGCTTCCCTCCAGCAGGGATTTGAACAACTTTCTCACCGTTGATCGTTAGTTTAACATCTCCGCTTGATACTAGCTTTGACTTAGCAAAAAGAATAACTAAGACAAGGGCCAGAACCACAACGGTAAACATTAAAACACCAAGAATAATTGCATTCATAATATTTCCTTTTTATTACTTACCGTTAAAGTTGGATCCCAGAGAAACTTAAGAAACCAAGGGCCATAAGACCTACAGTGATAAAAGTAATCCCTAGACCTTTAAGTCCGTCTGGAACATCACTGTACTTCATTTTCTCTCTAATACCTGCAAGAGCTGCAATCGCTAAGGCCCAACCAAATCCTGAACCTAGACCGAAAACAACAGACTCTCCAAATGTGTAATCTCTTTCCACCATAAATAATGAACCACCAAGGATGGCACAGTTTACAGTAATAAGTGGAAGGAAGATCCCAAGAGCGTTATAAAGAGCAGGCATGTACTTATCAAGGAACATTTCCAGGATTTGTACCATTGCCGCAATAACACCGATGTAACAGATAAGTCCTAGGAATGATAAATCAGTTCCTGGCATACCTGCCCAAGCAAGTGCATTGTCTTTTAATAAGTAATTATAAAGTAAGTTATTGACTGGAATTGTAATTGTTTGAACAACAACAACCGCAACACCAAGACCTAGTGAAGTCTTAACTTTCTTTGATACCGCTAGGAATGTACACATACCTAGGAAGAAAGCTAGAGCTAAGTTTTCAATAAATACTGCTTTTATAAATAGACTAAGATAATGTTCTAACATATTTCACCTACCCTTACATTTCTTCTATTTGATCTTTCTTCCAAGTACGTAGACCCCAGATGAAAAAACCAATTAAGAAGAACGCAGATGGTGCAAGAAGTGCCATACCATTAGTTTGGTACCAACCACCTTCTCCAGTTGTTGCTAAAATAGAAACTCCAAATAGCTTTCCTGAACCAAGAAGCTCTCTAAAGAATCCAACAAATACTAATACAATTGAATAACCAATACCGTTACCAATACCATCAAAGAATGACATGATTGGTGGGTTCTTCATTGCATATGCTTCTGCACGTCCCATAACGATACAGTTAGTAATAATTAGACCAATGTAAACTGACATCGACTTTGCAACATCATAAACATAAGCTTTTAAAAGCTGGTCAGTAACAATTACAAGTGAAGCAATGATCGTCATCATAACGATGATACGAATTGCACTTGGAACGTGATTTCTAATTAGCGATACAAATAAGTTTGCAAATGCACAAACTAATGTAACGGCCAAACACATAACTGCAACTGATTCCATTTTAGTTGTTACGGCAAGGGCCGAACAAATACCAAGAATCTGAAGAGCAATTGGGTTATTTTCAAATAATGGGTTAAGAACTGTTTCTTTTAATTTCATTATTCACCCCCACCTTGAGTATATTTATCAATAAATGGTCCGTATGCGTCGTCCCCCATCCAGTAGCGAACAGTTCCTGTTACACCATTAGCTGTAAGAGTTGCACCTGAAAGACCGTCGATATCAAATTTGCTAGCATCGCGTGCTTCACCTTTGATAACTTGAATTTGAGGATTTCCATTTTCACCAAAGATCTTCTTACCTGGCCAAACTGCTCTCCACTGAGGATTATCAATTTCACCACCAAGACCTGGAGTTTCACCGTGAGCGTAGAATCCAATACCTTTTACAGTATTTAGGTCTGTTTCAAGAACTAGGAAACCGTACATTGTTGACCAAAGACCTTTACCGTGAATTGGGAAAACTACTGATTTCGTTTCTTCACCGTCTTTTACAAAGTATACTTTTCCGTATTTTGCACGAACCTTAATATTTCCAAGATCTTCGTCTGAAGGAATCTTGTAATTTCTTTTTGGATCTTTAGCCGCTTTGTTTGCATCGTATTCAGATGGCTTAATATCTGTTACGTACTCACCAGTTTTAAGATCAACAAGTTTAGCTTCGATTTGCTTATAAGCTTCCTCAATCTCTTTCTTCTGAGCTGTTGATTCAACAATCCCAGCAGTCATAAGAAGGTTCTTCTTAATATCTAAAGCTTTGTTTTCTTCTTGAAGTGGTCTTAATGAAACCGCTGACCAAGATACGACAACTGAACATACAACACATAGGATTGTTGCTACGATCAGAGTTTTTGCAGTACTATCATTACTCATCACTGCCCCCTTATACCGTCTTGTATCCATTTGCACGTTTCTTGATATTACCTTGAATAATAAAGTAATCAATTAATGGTGCAAAACAGTTTCCGAAAAGGATTGCAAGCATAGTACCTTCTGGGAAAGCTGGGTTAATAACACGAACAAGGATAACCATGAAACCGATTAAAGCACCATAGAACCAATGTCCTTTTGTCGTCATAGAAGCTGATACTGGATCTGTTGCCATAAATACTGTACCAAATGCAAAACCACCAATCACTAAGTGCCAAAGTGGAGTTACAGAGAACATCATATTTGTATCAGATCCGATAATATTTAAAAGACCTGATGTTGCAACAGCAGCAAGTGTCATCGAAAGCATGATTCTCCAAGAACCAATTCCTGCAATGATTAGAATTGCAGCACCGATTAAACAAGCAAGAGCTGATGTCTCACCCATTGAACCTGGGATGAATCCTAAGAAAGCATCTTTCATTGAAACAGTGATTGCTTCAACTCCACCAAGAGCAGCTTGTGAAAGAGCTGTTGCTCCAGTGAATCCGTCAACTGCAGTCCAAACCGCATCCCCTGAAATTTGTGCAGGGTAAGCAAAGAAAAGGAATGCACGAGCAGTAAGAGCTGGGTTTAGGAAGTTTTTCCCTGTACCACCAAATACCTCTTTACCGATTAGAACACCGAAAGAGATACCGACAGCAACCTGCCATAATGGAATTGTTGGAGGAAGAGTTAGAGGGAAAAGAAGACCTGTAACAAGGAAACCTTCATTAATTTCATGTCCTCTAACGATTGCAAATAATGCTTCCCAGAAACCACCAGCAATTTGAGTTACTAGAAAGATTGGGAAGAAGTATAAGAATCCGTGTAATAAGTTAGCTAGTAAGCTCTCTGGTGAGAAACCTGCTCCAAGTGCCATGATGATATCAGCACGCCAACCTTCAGGAGTCATTCCAGCAGCTGCAAGAGCAGAGTTTGCTTGAAGACCTGTGTTGTACATTGCCATAAATACCGCAGGCATAAGAGCGATAGCAACTGTGATCATTAATCTTTTTAAATCAAGTGCATCTCTAACATGAACTGAACCTTTAGCGACTCCACCTGGAGTATAAAGGAATGTATCGATCATTTCATATACAGCATAAAATTTTTCGAACTTCCCGCCTTTAGCGAAGTTATCATGTTGAGAATCTAGAAGTTTGCGCAACATTGTAATTATCCTTCTTTCTCAATAATAGTTAAACTTTCTCTTAGAGCTGGTCCGAAATCAACTTTACCAGGGCTTACGAAAGTACAAAGAGCTAGATCTTCTTCGTCTAGTTCAAGACAACCAAGCTCGATAGCGTAGTCATTATCTTTCGTTACAAGTGCTCTTAGAAGTTGAGTTGGAAGCATATCTAGAGGCATTACTTTTTCAAATGATCCAACCGGAACCATCGCTCTATCAGAACCATGAGTAGCAGTTGTGAAATTGAAAATTTGCCCAGGCTTTAACCAGTGAAGGAATGTACGCTTAACAGAGAATTTATTAAGACCTGGCTTGTGCCATCCTAAGAACTCTCTTTCACGCCCTTCAGCTAGAAGAGTAATTTGGTTATGAAAACGACCAAGATAAGCAAATGAACCGGCCATTGCACGTCCACTGAAAACTGAACCTGAAACAACTCTTACCTCACCTTGTCCAACTTTACCTGAAGTTACTTCACCTAAGTGAGCTCCTGGGATTGTCTTAACAAGAGTTGGGTTTACAGAAGCTGGTCCTGCAATAGAGATAATTCTCTCTGTTGAAAGCTCACCTGTTGTAAATAGCTTACCGATAGCAATTACATCTTGATAATTAATTGACCATACCGTCTTTTTATTACTTACAGGATCTACAAAGTGAATGTGAGTACCAGCATTACCTGCAGGGTGAACACCAGCAAATTCCTTTGTTTCAACTTTTGTCGTAGTAGGTTTTGGAATATTACTTCCAGCTGCCTTACAAACATAAGTCTTTCCATCAGTAAGTTTTGAGATAATTTCAATACCGTTTGTGAAGTCTTCACCTGCTTGTGCGATAACAACTGCAGGATCAGCAGCAAGTGGATTTGTATCCATAGCTGTAATGAAAATAGAACTTGGCTCTGATCCAAGATCTGGAGCTTTTGAAAATGGCCTTGTTTTAAATGTTGGCCACAGTCCCGACTCAACTAAAAGAGACTGAACGTCTTCTCTAGATAAATCCTTAACTCCTGTTCCTTTGTAGTTTTCAAAAGTAACTTGCTCATTACCTGAAACTTCAATTACTAAAGTTTCAAACGCTCTTCTTGCCCCACGGTTAATTTCAATAACCTTACCGCTGATTGGTGCTGTATAAAGTACACCTTCAACTTTCTTACAAGAAAATAACGCTTGTCCTTTCTTTACTTCGTCGCCAACTTGAACAATCATTGTTGGTTTCATTCCAACATAGTCTGGTCCAGTAAGGGCAACTTTAGTCACTTGAGGTCCTGCCTCAATCTTTTGTGATGGCTTCCCACTGATAGGAAGATCCAATCCTCTCTTAATGTGAATCATAGCGACAAATCCCGTTATTTTGGTTTGTTAACAATAAAATAAAATTTGAAATTATTAATTTTTTAACAGAAATACATAAAGTTGTAACCCTAATTTTAACTAGTTTAACCATTAAGATTGGCCTTTATTACGAGACCATCATGCGTCAAAACGAAGGCTATTTAGTTACGATTTATTTACCGCAACACTTCTTGTATTTCTTCCCTGAGCCACATGGACATGGATCATTTCGTCCAACTTTAGCTCCGTCTCTTTTAACCTGCGCTACAATGGGCTCTCCGTCTACGAAGAACCAATCTCCGTCAATTTTTACGAACTCAGAACGCTCATAATGCACATGGTCTTGTCCACCTAGGCCAAAAGTTGCTTTAAACTCAACCATTCCCCAATCATCTCTTTCTGTTCCCTCTGCAGTGTCGACTATTTCAAGTCCTTTCCACTCAGATTGTGATGACCAAGCCTTAATTTCGTTTACATCCATATCTTCACGATGATCTGGGTGCGTTGAATCAACAATAAAGTCGATATCCCCAGTTGTGTAAGAAGAATAACGTGCGCGCATTAGAAGTGCGGCCGTCTTTGCTTTTGTTTCACCTTTAATAATTGGTAAACAACATTTTTCTAAACTCTCTCCAAGTCCACATGGACAACTCATAATAAACTCCATTTAAAATCGATATAATAAGTCGGTAAAATTAGTGTTTGTTTCATCAAAATATACCTTGCTTTCTAGTAGTCGACTAGAAATAAATGTGAAGTGCGGCTTGAGCATCTTTTGATACTTTGTACGACTTCGTCTTATGGCATATTCATCTTTGAACTCAAGATCTTCTATTTGGCGATCGAGTTCCTTATCGGTAGGTACAGTCAAATAAAGATACTTTGCTCGATTTGCTAAAATTGGCAAACAATACTCTAGCTCTTCATCTGTGAGGTATTGAAAAACAGAAGTACAAACGGCCAAATCAAAGGACTTCTTTTTGTCTTTATTGCGTTCACACCATGAAACTAAATCTGTTTTTTCTAGCTTAAATTTAGTTGATGGAATTTTATTGATGTCACGCTTCTTAACAATATTGTAAGCATGTTCACTGGGTTCAATTCCATGGGCCTTATATGGTTTAAACTCATCGAGAAGTGCCTCAAATAAGTGTCCCAGGCCAAAGCCGAGATCAATTATTGAACTTATATCAATATACTCCATACCAAATAGATACTTAATATAACCAACGTGCTCTTTGGCATTTCCAATACCATCCATATCATCGGCATCTTCGTAATTTACGTCCCAATAATCTTTGGAAAAGCCTTTAGCTCCCAACTCTTTCACAACTCACTCACCTTTAGTGTTTTATTAATTAAATAGGCATTTGATATCAATCGATAGATTCCTACAGAAAAAATAGCTGACCATAGCAATAGAAACGACTGATAAGTAAAACTTAAATAAATAAGAGGCAGAAAACAAGTAAAGAAAGCAATGACCATATGCTTGCCTAAGAAATCAAAGCGATTAATTCCAAACACCAGTCCGTCATAGACATACGCAATGGAAGCAGGAATTTGGACGATGGCCAAGAAAACAATGACCCCTTTAATCATCTCATAAATCGACTGATCATAAGTAAATAGTCCAATGAGAAAGCGGTTAGCTGTTAAGAAAAGAATGCAAAAAATAACTCCAACAACAGCACCCATTATTAAGAGTTTTCTAAAGATTTCTTTAAGATTCTCATGTCCCTTATTTCCATACAAACTACCACCAATAATATTTCCCGATGTAGCAATGCCATCGGTAAAAAAAGATGCAAAAAGCCATAAATTCAATATCACTTGATGGGCAGCAAGCGCCTTAATTGAGATTGAACTTGCAACTTTTGTAGCAAGAAAGAAACTTGTGGTTAAGAAAGCTG contains:
- a CDS encoding iron-containing redox enzyme family protein; translated protein: MSKLKKLVDNEVAEMIDFFMAANLESREVYANWLAQTYFYTSSSEDILLFCAEKSKKSDMAKRWLEHADEEAGHENLALGDLKRLGFKIENFIEFEETKLFYQSQFFLAQKYSGESVLGWVLILEAFAASVPKEYIDKLISIHGKPATRFMFIHSNEDVEHVEKAYQAVEKLDNLDLIIENIKMTKTRYLSMLKKCNEAKNIGFEKAA
- a CDS encoding sensor histidine kinase, giving the protein MEVSNKALNAYFDGIKSMGDSVDEFLCEISMQDKSLTDEKGRISWEDFKLITIAFANRYENYTEIINETGVANKVIKPIFDTITYFVSYSLLFNFFLKLSFKIFYSNVKVSSRKISSDTFHLIFTFDHSDQIFHEFINMYVDLFRTVPMNFLGAKSPSRVKFRTLDNKVIYTVSNPVFAKFSLPNFFYNLFFTKRKYKELILQNIEYSNQLEEQNLELENYRKKLESLNADLNLSNRTLNHDIANKLLSLEFAKKKIKRGDYEQAIDRIDRFSKSVLGIINNSKGRSFKHDQIYEFSEINLYSLLLDSVTEYEDLAHQKGIRIIHDFKIDDNLKIYTNKIALQNNLISNIMYNAIKFSKKYGSIVFSAEVLEDQLYLRIIDFGVGIPQEKIDLIKMNSGAIDSTKGTEGEAGTGHGMSIIMDTAAALGFKVNISSSLDNGTSVELSKNIAHEDNDYSNILFLKN
- a CDS encoding sensor histidine kinase, coding for MSAYVIASLDRETNYSQLKLALNINFFLYAIRFVFAESREMDIILFSLKVVPLYYLSNFFLDNRLKYYRKRISIFFVLGLVAGGILYLFNTKIMYYTLPIALGSFSPGIYALYFYGKRLTNLENIFYFGIFSVAAIVTLSFCLSYEVPGSAVWGWSAGVLTFISIMMGVLVKTLSKKVEGDHKLQEELKLINAIYKSVIHDTSNDLNFLSLSLARALRDESLSYVKRAYDRLRELIKFKEEMRKQFDGQDNYYELNPVDVFKCAISRYEEGFHEKNVQFITTAPIKKEEISLPISKESLVNSVLGNLLSNALKFTDSGLKVYFSMVIDHHFIYFSIIDSGQGIPEDIVKSVQSFSKVRSSAGTNKETGSGMGLSIICYIVNRIGGEVQFYRLERGTKVVVKIPYTKSLSNRPIDDLEQGDFISARY
- the nqrF gene encoding NADH:ubiquinone reductase (Na(+)-transporting) subunit F yields the protein MNAIILGVLMFTVVVLALVLVILFAKSKLVSSGDVKLTINGEKVVQIPAGGKLLNALADQKLFVSSACGGGGTCGQCTVHVHSGGGEILETEMSHISKKEAREGLRLACQVSIKTDMEVEVEESVFGVKKWECTVRSNHNVATFIKEFVLELPEGESVPFRAGGYIQIERPPGLSIDYKDFDIEEEYRGDWDQFNLWQYNSTVNEETIRAYSMANYPEEKGIIMLNVRIASPPPRAPKGTPPGKMSSYIFSCKPGDKVTISGPFGEFFARDTDKEMVFVGGGAGMAPMRSHIFDQLKRIKTDRKMTFWYGARSKREMFYVEDFDGLQAENDNFKWHVALSDALPEDNWDGYTGFIHQVLHDEYLSKHPAPEDCEYYLCGPPIMNKCVIDMLLDLGVERDDIMLDDFGG
- the nqrE gene encoding NADH:ubiquinone reductase (Na(+)-transporting) subunit E — protein: MLEHYLSLFIKAVFIENLALAFFLGMCTFLAVSKKVKTSLGLGVAVVVVQTITIPVNNLLYNYLLKDNALAWAGMPGTDLSFLGLICYIGVIAAMVQILEMFLDKYMPALYNALGIFLPLITVNCAILGGSLFMVERDYTFGESVVFGLGSGFGWALAIAALAGIREKMKYSDVPDGLKGLGITFITVGLMALGFLSFSGIQL
- a CDS encoding NADH:ubiquinone reductase (Na(+)-transporting) subunit D, coding for MKLKETVLNPLFENNPIALQILGICSALAVTTKMESVAVMCLAVTLVCAFANLFVSLIRNHVPSAIRIIVMMTIIASLVIVTDQLLKAYVYDVAKSMSVYIGLIITNCIVMGRAEAYAMKNPPIMSFFDGIGNGIGYSIVLVFVGFFRELLGSGKLFGVSILATTGEGGWYQTNGMALLAPSAFFLIGFFIWGLRTWKKDQIEEM
- a CDS encoding Na(+)-translocating NADH-quinone reductase subunit C gives rise to the protein MSNDSTAKTLIVATILCVVCSVVVSWSAVSLRPLQEENKALDIKKNLLMTAGIVESTAQKKEIEEAYKQIEAKLVDLKTGEYVTDIKPSEYDANKAAKDPKRNYKIPSDEDLGNIKVRAKYGKVYFVKDGEETKSVVFPIHGKGLWSTMYGFLVLETDLNTVKGIGFYAHGETPGLGGEIDNPQWRAVWPGKKIFGENGNPQIQVIKGEARDASKFDIDGLSGATLTANGVTGTVRYWMGDDAYGPFIDKYTQGGGE
- a CDS encoding NADH:ubiquinone reductase (Na(+)-transporting) subunit B, yielding MTMLRKLLDSQHDNFAKGGKFEKFYAVYEMIDTFLYTPGGVAKGSVHVRDALDLKRLMITVAIALMPAVFMAMYNTGLQANSALAAAGMTPEGWRADIIMALGAGFSPESLLANLLHGFLYFFPIFLVTQIAGGFWEALFAIVRGHEINEGFLVTGLLFPLTLPPTIPLWQVAVGISFGVLIGKEVFGGTGKNFLNPALTARAFLFFAYPAQISGDAVWTAVDGFTGATALSQAALGGVEAITVSMKDAFLGFIPGSMGETSALACLIGAAILIIAGIGSWRIMLSMTLAAVATSGLLNIIGSDTNMMFSVTPLWHLVIGGFAFGTVFMATDPVSASMTTKGHWFYGALIGFMVILVRVINPAFPEGTMLAILFGNCFAPLIDYFIIQGNIKKRANGYKTV